One Helianthus annuus cultivar XRQ/B chromosome 12, HanXRQr2.0-SUNRISE, whole genome shotgun sequence genomic region harbors:
- the LOC110894134 gene encoding G-type lectin S-receptor-like serine/threonine-protein kinase At1g11300 isoform X2, translating into MYVSSSSESRQLCRQFTLSEIQLATRNFDELLVIGLGGFGKVYKGTIYEPNLLAAAIKRLDSTSNQGASEFWAEVNMLSNLRHCHLVSLIGYCNDGQEMILVYEYMSNGTLEDHLHRRQTPLSWVQRLTICIGAARGLDYLHTGTGIKHGLVHRDVKSSNILLHNSWEAKISDFGLSKICPKNQQTTHVNTVVKGTFGYLDPDYFYTGKLTRKSDVYAFGVVLFEVLCGKRAVDTTIDEEHWGLARWAQDSIKEGRLKQIVDTNIRETLSTKCLKDYARLADRCLHSHPKKRPTMAEIVAGLESILASQEKANKTLHGGGMTIFGKRVPMFVFPSNGNNSESTSSSSLKLFSDFVGDESRIPYEFDYDTICVATDNFSDANVVPQSAFASMYKGTLENGQRVGIAGPYSSSECRRAEDVLSLLVQLQHENLLKLLGYYIKEAKPFFVFELAANGGLDRLIYDPNCDVLGWNERYKILLGVARVLLYLHKDAPIRIIHGDVRPENILLDESLEPKLSDFRFARCLINETDCVDTDVIHWTSSQHGRLSTKSDVLSFGMLILKTISGCRTYNGIPAANENFLQYAWTNWWEGTYSDIVDPRIDADSSSIRRFIHIGLLCVQANAIDRPTMKDVNSMLLSSSFLTLPIPKNPHIMEDECACTNGHEVLSNNYGSETVRGIGIGARTVPARVLEEDLAYTNSQEVLSSNNYDFGTAEDFILELEPR; encoded by the exons ATGTATGTATCGTCATCCTCAGAGTCGCGGCAACTGTGTCGCCAGTTTACGTTATCTGAGATTCAGCTAGCAACCAGAAACTTTGATGAGTTATTAGTCATAGGCTTGGGGGGGTTTGGCAAGGTTTACAAAGGAACCATCTATGAGCCAAATCTTTTGGCTGCTGCCATAAAGCGGCTGGATTCGACTTCTAATCAAGGAGCATCGGAATTTTGGGCTGAAGTAAATATGCTTTCTAACCTAAGGCACTGTCACTTGGTGTCTTTAATTGGTTATTGCAATGATGGGCAAGAAATGATACTTGTTTACGAATATATGTCAAATGGAACACTTGAAGATCATCTCCACAGACGCCAAACCCCTCTATCTTGGGTGCAAAGGCTCACAATATGCATAGGGGCTGCTCGCGGGTTAGATTATCTTCACACTGGTACAGGTATTAAGCATGGACTTGTGCATCGTGACGTTAAAAGCTCAAATATATTGTTGCATAACAGTTGGGAAGCTAAGATTTCAGATTTTGGATTGTCGAAAATATGTCCGAAAAACCAGCAGACCACTCATGTCAACACTGTCGTAAAAGGCACGTTTGGATATCTTGATCCTGATTACTTTTACACCGGTAAGCTGACCAGAAAATCTGACGTGTATGCTTTTGGAGTAGTGTTGTTTGAAGTTTTGTGTGGGAAACGAGCAGTAGATACAACTATAGATGAGGAGCACTGGGGTTTGGCTAGATGGGCTCAAGACTCCATTAAAGAAGGCAGGCTAAAGCAAATCGTTGATACTAATATAAGGGAGACATTATCCACTAAATGTTTGAAGGACTATGCAAGGCTAGCAGATCGGTGTTTACATAGCCATCCAAAGAAACGACCTACAATGGCGGAGATTGTGGCGGGTCTTGAGTCTATTCTAGCCTCACAGGAGAAAGCCAACAAAACATTGCATGGTGGGGGCATGACAATATTTGGTAAAAGAGTACCAATGTTTGTCTTTCCATCCAATGGTAACAACTCAG AAAGTACAAGTTCAAGCTCCTTAAAGTTATTTTCTGATTTTGTTGGAGACGAAAGCAGAATACCGTACGAGTTTGATTATGATACTATTTGTGTTGCAACTGATAACTTTTCTGACGCTAATGTAGTTCCGCAATCTGCATTTGCTTCCATGTATAAG GGGACGCTAGAAAATGGACAGAGAGTCGGAATTGCAGGACCTTATTCTAGTTCTGAATGCCGAAGAGCTGAAGATGTATTGTCATTACTGGTGCAACTTCAACATGAGAATTTGCTTAAGTTGCTTGGATATTACATTAAAGAAGCAAAACCGTTCTTTGTGTTTGAGCTTGCAGCTAATGGAGGCTTGGATCGCTTGATATATG ATCCTAACTGCGATGTTTTGGGGTGGAATGAGCGGTACAAAATACTACTAGGTGTTGCAAGGGTACTTCTTTACCTTCACAAGGATGCTCCCATTCGGATCATACATGGTGATGTCAGACCTGAAAACATTCTTCTAGATGAAAGCTTAGAGCCCAAACTCTCAGATTTTAGATTTGCAAGATGCTTGATTAACGAGACTGATTGTGTTGATACGGATGTGATTCATTGGACCTC GTCTCAGCATGGTCGTTTGTCAACTAAGTCCGATGTCCTCAGTTTTGGCATGTTGATTTTGAAAACTATAAGTGGATGCAGGACATACAATGGCATTCCTGCAGCTAATGAAAACTTCCTACAATAT GCTTGGACGAATTGGTGGGAAGGAACATATTCAGATATCGTTGATCCTAGAATTGATGCAGATTCAAGTTCCATAAGAAGATTTATCCACATTGGGTTGTTATGTGTTCAAGCAAATGCAATTGACAGACCAACAATGAAGGATGTCAACAGCATGCTGCTTAGCAGTTCCTTTCTTACCCTCCCTATTCCTAAAAATCCACATATTATGGAAGATGAGTGTGCTTGTACAAATGGTCATGAAGTTTTGTCGAATAACTACGGTTCTGAGACAGTTAGAGGAATTGGTATTGGAGCCAGAACGGTTCCTGCACGAGTTTTAGAAGAGGATTTGGCTTATACAAATAGTCAGGAAGTTTTGTCGTCGAATAACTATGATTTTGGGACAGCAGAGGACTTCATTTTGGAGCTAGAACCCCGATAA
- the LOC110894131 gene encoding nucleolar protein 10: MAYQGGNLKSTSINGVKMYTVAAQHRSLATWLPPKKLRALRKDKNYMERVDLIQDLRFETATTRIKATPDGEFLIASGIYPPQVKVYELRELSLKFERHLISEIINFQVLSDDYSKLAFLCADRSVNLHAKYGSHYSLRIPRMGRDILYDCWSCDLICAASSPDLYRINLEQGRFLSSLNTQSPALNVVSRSKYHGLIAGGGEDGAVECFDMRIKSSVARLNAVTSVTEGDEEVTAIEFDGDGGYHMAVGSSGGKVMIYDLRSSSPLRVKDHMYGSPILNIKWHQTLNSERPKLITTDKHIVRIWDPETGEGMTSIEPTGGAINDMCVFNESGLMLLALDTSQIPSYFLPSLGPAPKWCSYMENLTEELEEDAQTTIYDDYKFLTKEELEKLNLTNLIGTNLLRAYMHGFFIDFRLYKKAQAAANPMVYEEYIEKRKREKEEQERSTRITIKKKLPKVNRSLAKRLLEDEELEATKKETDVVDTKKPNKKKKGLTSDVLQDDRFKSLFSNEDFEVDENSMEYRALHPLAAPVQQSLVKEHFDPFIEEDEDHQSDSDASEEHQSSADKHTDNTSKDGKKTRAPRLYEVKDERHAEAFRNRKSLAKEDALPLEERVKALENNKNSNGFNKVKAGPGGSREISFIARSKGKYEEDEYDDDNPREKRRGIQSLGLKSDRSGFQGRGRGGGRGGGRGRGGGGRGRGGGGRGRGRGRGRR; the protein is encoded by the exons ATGGCTTACCAAGGAGGTAACCTAAAGTCTACATCTATAAATGGAGTGAAGATGTATACAGTAGCGGCTCAACACCGCTCCCTGGCCACTTGGCTCCCGCCGAAGAAGCTTAGAGCTCTTCGCAAGGACAAAA ATTACATGGAAAGGGTGGATTTGATCCAAGATTTAAGATTTGAAACTGCAACAACTAGAATTAAAGCTACCCCGGATGGCGAATTTCTCATTGCTTCAG GTATTTACCCACCGCAAGTCAAAGTATACGAGTTAAGGGAGTTATCATTGAAGTTTGAAAGGCATCTGATATCAGAGATTATCAATTtccag GTGTTGAGTGATGATTATTCAAAGCTTGCATTCCTTTGTGCCGATCGTTCTGTTAATCTACACGCTAAATACGGAAGTCATTACAGTTTACGCATTCCAAG GATGGGAAGGGATATTTTATACGATTGTTGGTCATGTGATTTGATATGTGCGGCTTCTTCTCCCGATCTATACAGAATTAACTTAGAGCAG GGACGATTTCTATCTTCTCTTAACACacaatccccagcactaaatgtAGTCTCAAGAAG CAAGTATCATGGGCTAATTGCTGGTGGCGGTGAGGATGGTGCCGTTGAATGCTTTGACATGCGAATAAAATCTTCGGTTGCCAGGCTCAATGCGGTTACGTCTGTAACCGAGGGTGATGAG GAGGTTACCGCTATAGAGTTCGACGGAGATGGAGGCTATCACATGGCTGTTGGAAGCAGTGGTGGAAAG GTGATGATTTATGATCTGCGCTCATCATCTCCTCTTCGAGTAAAAGATCACAT gtatggAAGCCCTATATTGAATATCAAGTGGCATCAAACTCTCAACTCCGAGAGGCCAAAGCTAATTACTACTGATAAGCATATTGTTCGGATTTGGGACCCAGAAACT GGTGAAGGAATGACCAGTATTGAACCAACCGGTGGAGCCATAAACGATATGTGTGTGTTCAATGAAAGTGGACTAATGCTATTGGCTCTAGACACCAGCCAAATCCCGTCTTATTTCTTACCATCTTTGGGACCCGCTCCAAAGTGGTGTTCATACATGGAAAACCTAACG GAAGAGCTGGAGGAGGATGCACAAACAACTATTTATGATGATTACAAATTTTTGACAAAGGAGGAGCTTGAGAAGTTGAATCTGACCAATTTAATTGGCACAAATCTTCTACGAGCCTACATGCATGGGTTCTTTATCGATTTCCGCCTCTATAAAAAG GCTCAGGCAGCGGCTAATCCAATGGTATACGAAGAGTATATAGAGAAACGAAAGCGGGAGAAGGAAGAGCAGGAACGCAGTACTCGGATTACG ATTAAGAAGAAGCTGCCTAAGGTTAACCGGAGTCTTGCAAAACGTCTTCTAGAAGATGAGGAATTAGAAGCCACTAAAAAAGAAACCGATGTAGTCGACACCAAGAAGCCAAATAAGAAAAAGAAGGGACTCACTTCCGATGTTCTACAAGATGACCGGTTCAAATCTTTGTTTAGTAATGAG GACTTCGAAGTTGATGAAAACTCTATGGAGTATCGGGCTTTGCATCCTTTAGCTGCACCTGTGCAGCAATCGCTAGTGAAGGAACATTTCGACCCGTTTatcgaagaagatgaagatcATCAAAGTGATTCCGATGCATCAGAAGAACATCAGTCTTCGGCTGATAAACATACAGATAATACAAGTAAAGACGGAAAGAAAACTCGTGCTCCAAG ATTGTATGAAGTGAAGGATGAGAGGCATGCAGAAGCGTTTAGAAACCGCAAGTCACTTGCGAAAGAGGATGCTCTGCCATTGGAAGAGAGGGTAAAAGCtttagaaaataataaaaattcaaaCGGTTTCAACAAGGTTAAAGCGGGCCCTGGTGGGTCACGTGAGATCTCATTTATAGCAAGAAGCAAGGGGAAGTATGAGGAAGacgagtatgatgatgataatccgCGTGAAAAAAGAAGGGGGATACAGTCACTGGGGTTGAAGTCTGATAGATCAGGGTTTCAGGGTCGAGGCCGTGGTGGAGGTAGAGGAGGCGGTAGAGGGCGGGGAGGAGGCGGCAGAGGGCGGGGAGGAGGTGGAAGAGGGAGAGGTAGAGGAAGGGGTCGGAGGTGA
- the LOC110894132 gene encoding alpha N-terminal protein methyltransferase 1, whose amino-acid sequence MFAAPINLCVNPLLAATHQANGSSSVRARPNTKTQMEISGLDSNGRQFKNPDEMWQEEVGDSQKKHDWYSNGVGYWQGVEASVEGVLGGYGHVNEPDISTSEAFLNTLLARFFPDAGRNQHLVALDCGSGIGRVTKNLLIRYFNEVDLLEPVSHFLEAARENLSPENMMVSGDHKAVNFYCTPLQEFTPDAGRYDVIWIQWCIGHLADDDFVSFFERAKAGLKPGGFFVLKENLARSGFVLDNEDKSLTRSHVYFKELFNRCGLHIYEMKDQKGFPDELFPVRMYALTTEIPKRVGTSRPKRKSNRPAVIK is encoded by the exons ATGTTTGCAGCACCCATTAACCTCTGTGTAAACCCTTTATTAGCTGCTACTCATCAAGCTAACGGCAGTAGCAGCGTTAGGGCAAGACCCAACACCAAAACCCAGATGGAGATCAGTGGGTTAGACAGTAACGGCCGCCAATTCAAGAACCCAGATGAAATGTGGCAAGAAGAAGTTGGTGATTCACAAAAGAAGCATGATTGGTACAGCAACGGTGTTGGCTACTGGCAA GGTGTGGAAGCATCGGTGGAAGGTGTGCTGGGTGGATATGGGCATGTGAATGAGCCTGATATTAGTACAAGTGAGGCTTTTTTGAATACCCTTTTGGCTCGTTTCTTTCCTGATGCTGGTAGAAATCAGCATCTTGTAGCTCTTG ATTGTGGTTCTGGAATTGGAAGGGTGACTAAGAATCTTCTTATAAGATACTTCAATGAG GTTGACCTTCTTGAGCCTGTGTCACATTTCTTGGAGGCTGCTCGTGAGAATTTGTCTCCTGAAAATATGATGGTATCTGGGGACCACAAAGCCGTCAACTTTTATTGTACCCCACTGCAG GAATTCACTCCAGATGCAGGAAGGTATGATGTCATATGGATTCAGTGGTGCATTGGCCATCTCGCTGATGACGACTTTGTGTCATTCTTCGAGAGAGCAAAG GCTGGGCTTAAACCGGGTGGATTTTTTGTTTTGAAAGAAAACCTTGCAAGATCTG GATTTGTGTTGGATAATGAAGATAAGAGCCTTACAAGGTCACACGTGTACTTCAAGGAACTCTTTAATCGGTGTGGGCTTCACATCTACGAGATGAAG GATCAAAAGGGATTTCCAGATGAACTATTTCCTGTGAGAATGTATGCATTGACAACAGAAATTCCTAAAAGAGTCGGTACCTCAAGACCAAAACGAAAGTCAAATAGACCGGCCGTCATCAAGTAA
- the LOC110894134 gene encoding G-type lectin S-receptor-like serine/threonine-protein kinase At1g11300 isoform X1 has product MYVSSSSESRQLCRQFTLSEIQLATRNFDELLVIGLGGFGKVYKGTIYEPNLLAAAIKRLDSTSNQGASEFWAEVNMLSNLRHCHLVSLIGYCNDGQEMILVYEYMSNGTLEDHLHRRQTPLSWVQRLTICIGAARGLDYLHTGTGIKHGLVHRDVKSSNILLHNSWEAKISDFGLSKICPKNQQTTHVNTVVKGTFGYLDPDYFYTGKLTRKSDVYAFGVVLFEVLCGKRAVDTTIDEEHWGLARWAQDSIKEGRLKQIVDTNIRETLSTKCLKDYARLADRCLHSHPKKRPTMAEIVAGLESILASQEKANKTLHGGGMTIFGKRVPMFVFPSNGNNSVESTSSSSLKLFSDFVGDESRIPYEFDYDTICVATDNFSDANVVPQSAFASMYKGTLENGQRVGIAGPYSSSECRRAEDVLSLLVQLQHENLLKLLGYYIKEAKPFFVFELAANGGLDRLIYDPNCDVLGWNERYKILLGVARVLLYLHKDAPIRIIHGDVRPENILLDESLEPKLSDFRFARCLINETDCVDTDVIHWTSSQHGRLSTKSDVLSFGMLILKTISGCRTYNGIPAANENFLQYAWTNWWEGTYSDIVDPRIDADSSSIRRFIHIGLLCVQANAIDRPTMKDVNSMLLSSSFLTLPIPKNPHIMEDECACTNGHEVLSNNYGSETVRGIGIGARTVPARVLEEDLAYTNSQEVLSSNNYDFGTAEDFILELEPR; this is encoded by the exons ATGTATGTATCGTCATCCTCAGAGTCGCGGCAACTGTGTCGCCAGTTTACGTTATCTGAGATTCAGCTAGCAACCAGAAACTTTGATGAGTTATTAGTCATAGGCTTGGGGGGGTTTGGCAAGGTTTACAAAGGAACCATCTATGAGCCAAATCTTTTGGCTGCTGCCATAAAGCGGCTGGATTCGACTTCTAATCAAGGAGCATCGGAATTTTGGGCTGAAGTAAATATGCTTTCTAACCTAAGGCACTGTCACTTGGTGTCTTTAATTGGTTATTGCAATGATGGGCAAGAAATGATACTTGTTTACGAATATATGTCAAATGGAACACTTGAAGATCATCTCCACAGACGCCAAACCCCTCTATCTTGGGTGCAAAGGCTCACAATATGCATAGGGGCTGCTCGCGGGTTAGATTATCTTCACACTGGTACAGGTATTAAGCATGGACTTGTGCATCGTGACGTTAAAAGCTCAAATATATTGTTGCATAACAGTTGGGAAGCTAAGATTTCAGATTTTGGATTGTCGAAAATATGTCCGAAAAACCAGCAGACCACTCATGTCAACACTGTCGTAAAAGGCACGTTTGGATATCTTGATCCTGATTACTTTTACACCGGTAAGCTGACCAGAAAATCTGACGTGTATGCTTTTGGAGTAGTGTTGTTTGAAGTTTTGTGTGGGAAACGAGCAGTAGATACAACTATAGATGAGGAGCACTGGGGTTTGGCTAGATGGGCTCAAGACTCCATTAAAGAAGGCAGGCTAAAGCAAATCGTTGATACTAATATAAGGGAGACATTATCCACTAAATGTTTGAAGGACTATGCAAGGCTAGCAGATCGGTGTTTACATAGCCATCCAAAGAAACGACCTACAATGGCGGAGATTGTGGCGGGTCTTGAGTCTATTCTAGCCTCACAGGAGAAAGCCAACAAAACATTGCATGGTGGGGGCATGACAATATTTGGTAAAAGAGTACCAATGTTTGTCTTTCCATCCAATGGTAACAACTCAG TAGAAAGTACAAGTTCAAGCTCCTTAAAGTTATTTTCTGATTTTGTTGGAGACGAAAGCAGAATACCGTACGAGTTTGATTATGATACTATTTGTGTTGCAACTGATAACTTTTCTGACGCTAATGTAGTTCCGCAATCTGCATTTGCTTCCATGTATAAG GGGACGCTAGAAAATGGACAGAGAGTCGGAATTGCAGGACCTTATTCTAGTTCTGAATGCCGAAGAGCTGAAGATGTATTGTCATTACTGGTGCAACTTCAACATGAGAATTTGCTTAAGTTGCTTGGATATTACATTAAAGAAGCAAAACCGTTCTTTGTGTTTGAGCTTGCAGCTAATGGAGGCTTGGATCGCTTGATATATG ATCCTAACTGCGATGTTTTGGGGTGGAATGAGCGGTACAAAATACTACTAGGTGTTGCAAGGGTACTTCTTTACCTTCACAAGGATGCTCCCATTCGGATCATACATGGTGATGTCAGACCTGAAAACATTCTTCTAGATGAAAGCTTAGAGCCCAAACTCTCAGATTTTAGATTTGCAAGATGCTTGATTAACGAGACTGATTGTGTTGATACGGATGTGATTCATTGGACCTC GTCTCAGCATGGTCGTTTGTCAACTAAGTCCGATGTCCTCAGTTTTGGCATGTTGATTTTGAAAACTATAAGTGGATGCAGGACATACAATGGCATTCCTGCAGCTAATGAAAACTTCCTACAATAT GCTTGGACGAATTGGTGGGAAGGAACATATTCAGATATCGTTGATCCTAGAATTGATGCAGATTCAAGTTCCATAAGAAGATTTATCCACATTGGGTTGTTATGTGTTCAAGCAAATGCAATTGACAGACCAACAATGAAGGATGTCAACAGCATGCTGCTTAGCAGTTCCTTTCTTACCCTCCCTATTCCTAAAAATCCACATATTATGGAAGATGAGTGTGCTTGTACAAATGGTCATGAAGTTTTGTCGAATAACTACGGTTCTGAGACAGTTAGAGGAATTGGTATTGGAGCCAGAACGGTTCCTGCACGAGTTTTAGAAGAGGATTTGGCTTATACAAATAGTCAGGAAGTTTTGTCGTCGAATAACTATGATTTTGGGACAGCAGAGGACTTCATTTTGGAGCTAGAACCCCGATAA
- the LOC110894133 gene encoding E3 ubiquitin-protein ligase RHF1A, protein MNTASPAGGSITHQADVVVNDHDHTSEEDVCSICLDSFDSHDNPPTVTTCKHEFHLQCILEWSQRSKECPICWQVIVLKDPSSQELLSMVEDERRIRSVRRVRHVYEDPEVDHDVEYAGSEFEEQVIRNFEAATRNMHYSRRRNNHRLLGVGPSQIHPSVPRDDASTGPEMYTSLEDFHSSSSMSTSIDQTSPSAGSLINNATSQTPDNSVVDSQSPNGSPGRPLAADIHAFSESVKSKFSAASARYKESISKSTQGLKAKLLAKDSSVKELSRGVQREMSAGVARIFGRLDSTLKRNNDGNFFKGKRTQDSSAETPRDLSASVETMHL, encoded by the exons ATGAACACCGCCTCGCCTGCAGGTGGCTCGATCACGCATCAAGCCGATGTTGTCGTTAATGATCATGATCACACCTCAGAAGAGGATGTCTGCAGTATATGTCTCGACTCTTTTGACTCGCATGATAATCCCCCCACT GTAACCACCTGCAAGCATGAGTTTCATCTCCAGTGTATTCTTGAGTG GTCACAAAGAAGTAAAGAATGCCCGATATGTTGGCAGGTGATTGTGTTGAAGGATCCATCCAG TCAAGAGCTTCTGTCTATGGTTGAGGATGAAAGACGCATAAGGTCTGTGCGCAGGGTTCGTCATGTGTACGAGGATCCAGAGGTTGATCAT GATGTTGAGTATGCTGGTTCTGAATTTGAAGAACAAGTTATTAGAAACTTTGAGGCAGCTACAAGAAACATGCATTATAGTAGAAGAAGGAACAACCATAGACTTTTAGGAGTTGGTCCTTCACAAATTCATCCTTCGGTTCCTAGGGATGATGCGTCAACTGGACCGGAAATGTATACTTCACTTGAGGATTTCCATAGTTCTAGCTCGATGTCTACTTCCATTGATCAAACTTCACCATCTGCGGGTTCACTTATTAATAATGCGACATCTCAGACTCCTGACAACAG CGTTGTTGATAGCCAGTCACCAAATGGTAGCCCGGGAAGACCATTAGCAGCTGATATTCATGCATTTTCAGAGTCTGTAAAATCTAAGTTTTCTGCTGCTTCAGCCAG GTACAAGGAATCAATCTCAAAAAGCACTCAAGGTTTAAAGGCAAAATTACTTGCTAAAGATAGTTCAGTTAAAGAATTAAGCAGAGGAGTTCAGAGGGAAATGAGTGCTGGAGTTGCTAGAATCTTTGGACGTTTGGATTCTACGCTAAAAAGAAATAACGATGGAAACTTTTTCAAAGGTAAACGTACTCAAGATAGTTCTGCTGAGACTCCTAGGGATTTGAGCGCCAGTGTAGAAACTATGCATCTCTAA